GGCACGGGCCTCGGGCTTGCCATATCCAAACTTCTCGTGGAACTGATGCGCGGGACGATCTGGGTTTCCAGCAAACAGGGCGAAGGGAGCGTTTTTCAGTTCACCGTCTCGTTGCCGGTCAATGACGAGCAGACCTTGCCGGACGGCCGGGATGCCGTCGAAGACAGCCTGCCCCAGGTGGCCGGGGCCAGGGTTCTGGTCGTGGAAGACAATGAGCTGAACCAGGAAATAGCCGTGGGGCTGCTGGAACTCATGGGCATAACGCCCATCCTCGCGGGCAACGGGGAAGAAGCCATCGCCGTGTGCGCGGAAAAAGAGTTCGACCTGATTTTCATGGATATCCAGATGCCGGTCATGGACGGCCTGGAAGCGACAAAACGCATCCGCGCGAGCGGCAAATTCAATAGCGCCTCCGTGCCCATCATCGCCATGACAGCCAACGCCATGACCTCCGACAAGGAAAAAAGCATGGCGGTCGGCATGAACGCCCATATCGCGAAACCCATCAACCACGCGGAACTCGCGGCGGCCGTCCGGCACTGGTACAAGACATAGCGCCTTTGGACGCGGCCTTCATACCGGCAACGGCCCGCCATGTTGGCGGGCCGTTGCCGGTATGAAGGATGGAAGCAGCCGCGTGAACTTGTCTGTAAACGTAAGAACGCTTTAAACCTTCAAGCCGCGCTCAAGCACCAGCGTCGCGATGTTTTCCGCCGCCACGGGATCGGTTTCCGGGAAATAGGGTTCCCCGGCAATCGCGGCGACGCCGCCCACGGTTGCGACAAGGGTGAAGGAACGGGCTTCCTCCATATAGGCTTCGGCGTCCTCGGCATCTTCGGGCAGGCACAGGACGCGCGGCACGCGAAGAGGCGCGTCCCCGCCTTCCAGCAGAACCACATCGGCCTCCAGATGGGCGACCAGACTCTCAAAGGAAAGCTCTTCGGGCCAGAACGCGACCGTTTCGCCGGGAGCGACGCTGACGACCGTCCGGTTCGGGCGTCGCAGCCAGAAGGCATCGGTGTTGTCATGTTCCAGCGGGTGGTTGCTGTATTTCACCACAGCCACTTTTTTCCCCCGCCGTTCCAGCATTTCCGCGACCAGCGACAAAAGGGTCGTTTTCCCGCTTTTCTTGGGTCCCGCGATGACGACTGCCTGCATACCTGCTCCTTTGATCAAAAAACTATATATGCCAGAGGCTCCGCGCCCGCACAAGCTCCCTGCCGTCCGCCTCGCGGACAAGGGAGTGCGCGAAGCCGTTCTCCCGCCCGTCCGGCATGGTCCGCGCGCAAATCACGTCATTCCGGAAACTTTCCGCCCGGAACGTGACCTCCAGGTCCGCGAGCCGCATGCGGTCGCGCACCGCCTCCGGCAGGCTTTCCAGTATCCATTCCATGTACCGCACGTTGTTGACGTGGTGGTTGCGGTCAACATCCGCGAGGCGCGCGCGGAACCTGCCGGTTTCCCACTCTTCGCCCGCCTCGGGCAGGCGGCTTTTGCCGTCATCCATGGCCGTTGCGGCGTTATCCAGGGCTATTGCGGCGATAAAGGCCGGGATGCGCCCCACCTTCCGGGTTTCCAGGGAAACCACCACCCAGTGCGACACCGCCCGCGCGAGAACCGTGCCGTCTTCGCCCCGCACGATGAAGTCGCGGCGGAACTGCAATCCTTCCACGCCCACGGGCCAGGTTTCCACCTGAATGCGCTCGTGAACCGCGGGCAGGGAAACGGGCGCAACCCGCATGCGGGCCAGCACCCAGGCGAGCCCTTCCGCGTACAAACGGTCTATGGACACGCCCAGCGCCGCGGCGTGGTTGCCCGCCGCTTCCTGCATATAGTCGCACAGAGCCTGCACCCTGGCGGTACCGTTCTGGTCCTCCTGGAAGGTGTAGACCGTAAACCATTCCGTATGCGGCGCGATAGTCACGATGTCCTCACAAACAGTACACGCTTTGAAGCTGTCGCAGAATTATGATCTTTGTTTCCCGGTTATGCCTGCATCCAGGCCTCAAGCACGTCAATGAGCTTGCGGGCCTGATCCGGGCTGGAAATGGTAAATTTCGACTGCTGCCGGTAATCCCCGCCGGATTTCTTGTACCGGCGGATGGTGTATTTGTCCGGCCCGTACGCCTCCTTGGCCCGGTCCCATTCCTGGTAGCGGAAAACCACGGTGGCCCAGGCTCCCTTGCTGAGTACGGACTTGTCGATCTCTTTCACGATAACGACGCCGTCTTCCTCGTATTGGATTGTCAATTCTTCAACGGTTGCAGCCATATCTACTTCCTTTATGCAATCATGCCCGTTGCGGGCGGTATATAACACTCACAAAAGCCCTTTTTCCCGGAGTATCTCCGGTACGCTCGCATCGTATGCCTTTTGCCGGAGCGCGTGCATGATCCCCACGATGAGGGACATCACGGCGCATACGACGAG
The DNA window shown above is from uncultured delta proteobacterium and carries:
- a CDS encoding Molybdopterin-guanine dinucleotide biosynthesis protein B (fragment); translated protein: MQAVVIAGPKKSGKTTLLSLVAEMLERRGKKVAVVKYSNHPLEHDNTDAFWLRRPNRTVVSVAPGETVAFWPEELSFESLVAHLEADVVLLEGGDAPLRVPRVLCLPEDAEDAEAYMEEARSFTLVATVGGVAAIAGEPYFPETDPVAAENIATLVLERGLKV
- a CDS encoding Acyl-ACP thioesterase family protein translates to MTIAPHTEWFTVYTFQEDQNGTARVQALCDYMQEAAGNHAAALGVSIDRLYAEGLAWVLARMRVAPVSLPAVHERIQVETWPVGVEGLQFRRDFIVRGEDGTVLARAVSHWVVVSLETRKVGRIPAFIAAIALDNAATAMDDGKSRLPEAGEEWETGRFRARLADVDRNHHVNNVRYMEWILESLPEAVRDRMRLADLEVTFRAESFRNDVICARTMPDGRENGFAHSLVREADGRELVRARSLWHI
- a CDS encoding conserved hypothetical protein (Evidence 4 : Homologs of previously reported genes of unknown function) → MAATVEELTIQYEEDGVVIVKEIDKSVLSKGAWATVVFRYQEWDRAKEAYGPDKYTIRRYKKSGGDYRQQSKFTISSPDQARKLIDVLEAWMQA